A DNA window from Oculatellaceae cyanobacterium contains the following coding sequences:
- a CDS encoding LysR family transcriptional regulator produces the protein MDLRQLSKLELRQLCYFMAVVEAKNNFSRAAERLHIQQAPLSQRIQALEKALKVELFDRKKRPLQLTPAGEAFLKDARLALDQIERAIDQAQRASRGEIGRLVVGIGSSMANSLLPDILQLFRARFPEVKLVLRELIPDQQIQELRDRTIDVGFDSLPNAHEQQKDLDFLPILQESMVIALPETHPLAAHTSIPLQALADEEFVLPSPENVPFYTQTIRLCQEAGFLPKVVQEATWLITVLGLVAGGVGVSLLSSNVQNLQRKGVVYRAIKGVNLTREIAVVWRREDSSPVLREFLKVIKDVSHLHLPR, from the coding sequence ATGGATCTTCGACAACTCAGCAAACTGGAACTTCGACAGTTGTGCTACTTTATGGCGGTGGTTGAAGCCAAAAACAACTTTAGCCGGGCGGCTGAACGCTTACATATCCAGCAAGCTCCACTCAGCCAAAGGATTCAGGCGCTCGAAAAAGCTCTTAAGGTCGAACTGTTCGATCGCAAAAAGCGTCCGCTTCAGCTAACACCAGCAGGAGAAGCGTTCTTAAAAGACGCTCGGTTAGCTTTAGATCAGATCGAACGCGCAATTGACCAGGCACAAAGAGCGAGTCGGGGTGAGATTGGACGGTTGGTCGTAGGTATAGGCAGTTCAATGGCTAACAGCCTTCTCCCTGACATTCTGCAACTGTTCCGCGCACGCTTCCCAGAGGTAAAACTGGTACTGCGTGAACTCATCCCGGATCAGCAGATTCAAGAACTGCGCGATCGCACTATTGATGTTGGGTTTGATAGTTTACCCAATGCCCATGAACAGCAAAAAGACTTAGATTTCCTGCCGATTCTCCAAGAGTCGATGGTCATTGCGTTACCCGAAACACACCCGCTTGCTGCCCACACGTCCATTCCTCTACAAGCCCTCGCGGATGAAGAGTTTGTTTTACCATCACCTGAAAATGTTCCCTTCTACACTCAGACAATTCGCCTCTGTCAGGAAGCAGGATTTTTGCCCAAGGTAGTTCAAGAGGCGACGTGGCTGATTACGGTTCTGGGTTTGGTTGCGGGTGGGGTCGGTGTGTCGCTATTGTCGAGCAATGTCCAAAATCTTCAGCGAAAAGGCGTTGTTTATAGAGCGATTAAGGGAGTGAATCTGACCAGAGAGATTGCAGTTGTGTGGCGACGGGAGGATTCATCGCCTGTCTTGCGCGAGTTCCTGAAAGTCATCAAGGATGTTAGTCACCTACACTTGCCGAGATGA
- the sbnB gene encoding 2,3-diaminopropionate biosynthesis protein SbnB — MSVNQTLQQKILYLSSSDIKQLDGASSQLYLEAVKQALILHANSQIVQPLKPYLRWRGDDNHIADRIIAMPAYLGGENPIAGLKWVGSKHDNPRSRSLERASALIVLNDSDSHYPIAVMEGSLISGMRTAAVTAIAARYLAPVEFNFVTCIGCGPIARMQLFTLLEQFPSVTTIHLFDFNPLATKNLVESLHQLFPTVNLKIAPTAEAAVRAGQVVITCTVTSQPYIPYEWLQKGCFVSNVSIMDLHKEVFLLADKVVVDDWEQSNREKKVINQLVVEGRFDRQQLHAELGEIVIGKRPGRESNHETIVLNPMGMAIEDLACAQAIYQKAIATNVGTWLSLY; from the coding sequence ATGAGTGTTAATCAGACATTGCAACAGAAAATTCTTTACCTCAGTTCTTCTGACATCAAGCAATTGGATGGAGCGTCTTCCCAACTTTATCTAGAAGCAGTTAAGCAAGCACTGATCCTTCATGCCAATAGCCAAATTGTCCAACCCTTAAAGCCTTATTTGCGCTGGCGCGGTGATGACAACCATATTGCCGATCGCATTATCGCCATGCCAGCTTACTTGGGTGGAGAAAATCCTATAGCAGGTCTCAAGTGGGTAGGTAGCAAGCACGATAATCCCCGCAGCCGAAGCCTGGAAAGGGCTAGCGCCCTAATTGTTTTAAATGATTCCGATTCCCATTACCCAATTGCTGTAATGGAGGGGAGCTTGATCAGTGGGATGCGAACGGCTGCGGTTACTGCGATAGCTGCTCGTTACTTAGCTCCTGTTGAGTTTAACTTTGTCACCTGTATTGGTTGTGGGCCGATCGCCAGAATGCAACTATTTACACTGTTAGAACAATTTCCCTCTGTTACAACTATTCATCTTTTTGACTTCAATCCCTTGGCTACCAAGAACTTAGTAGAGTCTCTTCATCAACTCTTCCCAACAGTCAACTTAAAAATTGCTCCAACCGCAGAGGCTGCTGTGCGAGCGGGGCAAGTAGTAATTACCTGTACAGTTACGTCTCAACCTTACATTCCCTATGAATGGTTGCAAAAAGGGTGTTTCGTCAGCAACGTTTCTATTATGGACTTGCATAAAGAAGTCTTTTTACTAGCAGACAAAGTAGTAGTGGATGATTGGGAGCAGTCGAATCGGGAGAAAAAAGTAATTAATCAGTTAGTTGTAGAAGGTCGCTTTGACCGCCAACAACTACACGCAGAACTTGGTGAAATTGTGATCGGTAAACGTCCAGGTCGGGAATCGAATCACGAAACTATCGTTCTTAACCCAATGGGTATGGCAATTGAAGATCTTGCCTGCGCCCAAGCCATTTACCAAAAAGCGATCGCTACCAATGTAGGAACTTGGTTGTCCCTCTATTGA
- a CDS encoding L-lactate permease yields MLNLILALSPIFIIFIGVLFFKKSTLHSSLAALIFTGLIAVFVESFKIDVWQLSEAVQSAIILSLSAILVIVPGLYLNTIVREQKYIDRMAFEIGRMEITPENKVLILLLGFLPAVESLTGFGVSLFIGIPVFFKLFTRDKAFKLSLLGMNIMPWGTLGLATVIGSNLIQYPVKELGTISSLTSFFVFPYIALLALYIIGGLVSLKKYASRALILGLTFDCILLANNYYLAPETAGVFAGIITGFLGICLSYQKNKFNFNIIEQLERINSFLPYVLILIFMSLLRFIQPINYFLTHLLILKSENVSLSVFTNPGIVLLLVALIMQAIQPVSISLGETLKKARPACLTILCFLLLSRMMLETGMIKLISLSISSYASQNFFLFLSPLIGMFSGFITGSNVGGNALLIRTQSEIGQQFGHNLAFAAAHNSGAGHMVFSSIPMLIFAIVIAKDLKNLESLDVREGHLLNFTLKAAIGIYIAVLGGLLILVSSNLDNILF; encoded by the coding sequence ATGCTGAACTTAATCTTGGCACTTTCTCCAATTTTCATCATTTTTATTGGAGTGCTTTTTTTCAAAAAAAGCACTTTACATAGCTCACTCGCTGCTTTAATATTCACTGGTTTAATAGCTGTTTTCGTCGAATCATTTAAAATTGATGTTTGGCAATTGTCTGAAGCAGTTCAATCAGCTATTATTCTCAGCCTGAGCGCCATTTTAGTGATTGTCCCTGGTCTTTATTTAAATACTATCGTTAGAGAGCAGAAATATATAGACAGGATGGCATTTGAAATTGGGAGAATGGAGATTACACCAGAAAATAAAGTTTTAATTTTGTTGTTAGGCTTTCTCCCAGCCGTAGAGTCATTAACAGGATTTGGCGTATCCCTATTTATCGGTATCCCAGTCTTTTTTAAGCTGTTTACTAGGGATAAAGCATTTAAATTATCTCTTTTAGGAATGAATATCATGCCTTGGGGAACTTTAGGATTAGCAACCGTTATTGGCTCGAATCTTATTCAATATCCTGTTAAAGAACTAGGAACAATTAGTAGTTTAACCAGTTTCTTTGTTTTTCCATATATAGCTTTGCTGGCTTTATATATAATTGGTGGCTTAGTTAGTTTAAAAAAATATGCTTCTAGAGCTTTAATACTAGGATTAACTTTTGATTGTATCCTATTAGCCAACAATTACTATCTTGCACCAGAGACAGCAGGGGTATTTGCGGGAATAATTACAGGCTTTTTAGGGATTTGCTTGTCTTATCAAAAAAATAAATTTAATTTTAATATTATCGAGCAACTTGAACGGATCAATTCCTTCCTTCCCTATGTTTTAATTTTAATTTTTATGAGTTTACTGCGTTTCATCCAACCAATTAATTATTTTCTCACTCATCTGCTCATTTTAAAAAGTGAAAATGTTAGCCTGAGCGTTTTTACTAATCCAGGGATTGTTTTATTATTAGTAGCTTTAATTATGCAGGCTATCCAACCCGTATCTATTTCTTTAGGTGAAACTTTGAAAAAAGCTCGACCTGCTTGTTTAACTATTCTCTGTTTCTTATTGTTATCTAGAATGATGCTGGAAACGGGAATGATTAAACTAATCTCTTTAAGCATATCTAGCTATGCCAGCCAAAATTTCTTCTTATTCCTTTCACCTTTAATTGGAATGTTTAGTGGTTTTATCACAGGTTCAAATGTAGGCGGAAATGCACTGCTAATCAGAACCCAGAGTGAGATTGGTCAACAATTTGGGCATAACCTCGCCTTTGCTGCGGCTCATAATAGTGGAGCCGGACATATGGTGTTTTCCTCAATACCCATGCTGATTTTTGCGATCGTTATTGCTAAAGATCTAAAAAATTTAGAAAGTTTAGATGTGCGAGAAGGTCATTTGCTTAATTTTACTCTCAAAGCGGCGATCGGCATTTACATAGCGGTTTTGGGAGGTTTACTGATTTTAGTCTCAAGTAATTTGGACAATATTTTATTTTGA
- the sbnA gene encoding 2,3-diaminopropionate biosynthesis protein SbnA, which translates to MHNFPATSKNLQQFNQIYSNLGELIGNTPILRFKRLYPGHQVLAKLEGFNPIGSIKDRVAFHMIDNAINQKLIKKDTVVIESTSGNFGLGLAAACQFHQLKFIAVVDPKISQTNLKLMKLRGASLEMILRPDETGNYLARRIERVKQLCQQIPNHYWPCQYSSPENPNAHYYKTGEEIVKQLDGIPLDYLIVATSTTGTIWGLSRRLKEVYPHLKVIAVDEQGSSLFGGAPAPRYLNGMGAGHPLPELAVKAHQQQIVDQVIRVDLKEAVQGCYDLLNSEGIMAGGSGGAVIAALKKFIPTISPESSILIILADRGERYLDSFYDKEWVEKKLSPSPLTLAA; encoded by the coding sequence ATGCACAACTTTCCAGCCACATCAAAAAACCTGCAACAATTTAACCAGATTTACAGTAATCTAGGCGAACTCATTGGCAATACGCCTATCCTACGCTTTAAGCGGCTATATCCTGGGCATCAGGTATTAGCAAAACTTGAAGGTTTTAATCCTATTGGATCGATCAAAGATCGCGTAGCTTTCCACATGATTGACAATGCTATTAATCAGAAATTAATTAAAAAAGACACAGTAGTAATCGAGAGTACTTCAGGCAACTTTGGACTAGGACTTGCTGCCGCCTGTCAATTTCATCAACTTAAATTTATTGCTGTTGTAGACCCAAAAATTTCCCAAACTAACTTAAAACTGATGAAGTTGCGAGGAGCAAGTTTGGAAATGATTCTTAGACCAGATGAAACAGGCAACTACTTAGCACGGCGAATTGAACGAGTCAAACAACTGTGTCAACAAATTCCCAATCACTATTGGCCATGTCAATACAGTTCCCCAGAAAATCCTAACGCACACTACTACAAAACAGGCGAAGAGATAGTCAAGCAGCTTGACGGCATACCCCTTGATTACTTAATAGTAGCGACCAGTACAACAGGGACTATCTGGGGATTGAGCCGCCGCCTCAAAGAAGTTTACCCACATTTAAAGGTAATTGCAGTTGATGAACAAGGCTCATCCCTATTTGGCGGGGCACCCGCTCCCAGATATCTCAATGGCATGGGAGCGGGACACCCTCTGCCAGAGTTAGCCGTAAAAGCTCATCAGCAACAGATTGTTGACCAAGTTATCCGTGTGGATTTAAAAGAAGCTGTCCAAGGTTGTTATGACTTGTTAAATAGCGAAGGGATTATGGCAGGCGGTTCTGGTGGTGCTGTGATTGCTGCTTTAAAGAAGTTTATCCCCACCATATCGCCAGAAAGTTCGATTCTGATTATTCTTGCAGATCGTGGCGAAAGGTATTTGGACTCTTTTTATGACAAGGAGTGGGTAGAGAAAAAACTTTCTCCATCACCATTAACTCTTGCCGCCTAG
- a CDS encoding aspartoacylase, whose translation MSRINRVAIVGGTHGNELIGIYLVKKFERSPQSIARSTFESFTLLANPKAYEIGKRYVDTDLNRCFQRQDLSNSNLNSYEALRAKEIYRLFGIGGSQQADIVIDLHSTTSNMGLTLILANLDPFNLRLAAYLISINPKVKVLYPASKNQDSPHLDSICKFGCTLEVGAVANGVLDASLFQETEALVYAILDYLEAYNQGIFSDIKGPLTIYQSPQRIDYPRNELGELQAMVHPQLQFRDYQAIQPGAPIFLTFEGETIAYEGESTVYPVFINEAAYYEKQTAMYLTEKHQIAIYSRSQE comes from the coding sequence ATGAGTAGAATCAACCGTGTTGCGATTGTGGGAGGAACCCACGGCAATGAACTGATAGGAATTTACCTAGTAAAAAAATTCGAGCGATCGCCCCAGAGCATTGCACGGTCAACCTTTGAAAGTTTTACTTTATTGGCAAATCCGAAAGCGTATGAAATCGGGAAACGTTACGTCGATACCGATCTCAATCGCTGTTTTCAACGCCAAGATTTGTCAAACTCAAATCTGAATAGTTATGAAGCACTTCGAGCCAAAGAAATTTACCGACTGTTTGGCATTGGAGGCAGCCAGCAGGCAGATATAGTTATTGATTTACACAGCACGACTTCTAACATGGGTTTAACCCTTATTCTCGCCAACCTCGACCCATTTAACCTCAGATTAGCGGCGTATCTCATATCTATAAACCCAAAGGTCAAAGTACTTTATCCTGCATCAAAAAATCAAGATAGCCCCCACCTAGACTCTATTTGTAAATTCGGCTGTACGTTGGAAGTTGGTGCAGTTGCAAATGGAGTATTGGATGCCTCTTTATTTCAGGAAACAGAAGCATTAGTCTACGCAATTTTAGACTATCTAGAAGCCTACAACCAGGGAATTTTTTCTGATATCAAAGGGCCACTCACCATTTATCAAAGCCCTCAAAGAATAGACTATCCCAGAAATGAACTTGGAGAACTTCAGGCAATGGTTCACCCGCAGCTTCAATTTAGAGACTATCAAGCCATTCAACCGGGCGCACCAATATTTTTGACTTTTGAAGGTGAGACTATAGCCTATGAAGGTGAATCAACCGTTTACCCAGTGTTTATTAATGAAGCAGCCTACTACGAAAAACAAACAGCTATGTATTTGACCGAAAAGCATCAAATTGCCATCTATAGCAGGAGTCAGGAGTAG
- a CDS encoding iron-containing redox enzyme family protein, with protein sequence MLNISLLKKVPALQKYYWPPVNQFEEFSTNFSEFLKLGCQKQQHYLVELRNQEEDLYNQFLHNSLAQIYAYWLGYHDSPCYLQVDEEIEIKLCSAKFCLETELIKNGLTIEPIKQKLSQSDTANYLNTLAINNPGIDHPLFDYLQTAPKEVLLRFLLHEVMRNEVVDDEVSLLVSGLQGAFKMVAASNLWDECGRGKLSNAHTYWLRRLLEAINGWQELATYRQVSPWFSKITSNIFMMLLTRPGYKLAAYGYFLMSESAVAPHFQKILAGLDRVGLIQEDIKIYFDAHLKIDKYHGQELVNAIGYQKPDLTQPEIDLILLGTHLYIAGATMQYDRMLPELSSQKLTGMKRRNNEHRGLLSWNDLNWQVSPSPILNDEVNSVDCP encoded by the coding sequence ATGTTAAATATATCTTTGCTTAAGAAAGTTCCTGCCTTGCAAAAGTATTACTGGCCACCAGTAAACCAGTTTGAAGAATTCAGCACAAATTTTTCAGAATTTTTAAAGCTGGGTTGTCAAAAACAGCAACATTACCTAGTAGAACTGAGAAACCAAGAAGAAGATTTATACAATCAGTTTCTTCATAACTCTTTAGCCCAAATATATGCTTACTGGCTTGGCTATCATGATAGCCCTTGTTATTTACAAGTAGATGAAGAAATAGAGATAAAATTGTGCAGTGCCAAATTTTGTTTAGAAACAGAACTTATCAAAAACGGATTAACTATAGAGCCAATAAAACAAAAACTTTCCCAAAGTGATACAGCTAATTATTTAAATACTCTCGCCATTAATAATCCAGGGATAGACCATCCTCTGTTTGATTACCTTCAAACCGCACCCAAGGAAGTTTTATTACGTTTTTTACTACACGAAGTCATGCGAAATGAGGTGGTAGATGACGAAGTTAGCCTCTTGGTATCCGGCTTACAAGGTGCATTCAAAATGGTGGCTGCTTCTAATCTTTGGGATGAGTGCGGACGGGGTAAGCTGTCTAATGCTCACACTTACTGGCTCAGACGATTGCTAGAAGCAATTAATGGTTGGCAAGAATTAGCTACTTACCGTCAAGTTAGCCCTTGGTTTTCCAAGATCACGTCCAATATTTTTATGATGCTTCTGACTCGTCCAGGGTATAAATTAGCTGCCTATGGCTATTTTCTTATGTCTGAAAGTGCCGTAGCTCCACATTTTCAGAAAATTTTAGCAGGTCTCGATCGCGTTGGCTTGATTCAGGAAGACATCAAAATTTACTTTGATGCTCATCTCAAGATTGATAAGTATCACGGACAAGAACTTGTAAATGCAATTGGTTACCAAAAACCAGATTTAACGCAGCCAGAAATTGACCTAATTCTATTAGGGACACATCTTTACATTGCTGGTGCCACTATGCAGTACGACAGAATGCTACCTGAGCTTTCTTCACAAAAATTAACTGGTATGAAAAGGCGAAATAACGAGCATAGAGGTTTACTGTCTTGGAATGATCTGAATTGGCAAGTGTCGCCATCTCCAATATTGAATGACGAGGTTAATTCTGTAGATTGCCCTTAA
- a CDS encoding CHAT domain-containing protein has protein sequence MQRFIKLFPLISVLVATSAPFSFNFSALGITQGLTQTLTTDQLAVNSPTVELIKRVASQHKATLVQYSIIEESSLDKGKKVNVSSELLIWVINPTGKIALRRVDLKSLLSKKKVSLEELIDNSRNGATIRNRRLKGILTIEPIQEDSENKSLQQLHQLLIEPIVDLLPTEVDAHVIFIPQGSLFLVPFPALQDQGGKYLIDRHTISTAPSIQVLDLTYQRKQRRKQENFDVLIVGNPTMPSIASQIGEPPQQLPSLPGTEEEASAIARLYNTQALTGKAATKSAVVKRLSQANIIHLATHTFNNFQEQDVPGAIVLAPESNDNGLLTASEIMKMELSADLVVLSGAESATGRITADGVIGLSRAFIAAGATSAIGSLWNVSDRATTLLMVEFYRNLQQNPDKANALRMAMLATRKQYPNPKDWAAFTLIGES, from the coding sequence ATGCAACGTTTCATTAAGCTGTTCCCACTTATTAGCGTTCTGGTAGCTACAAGTGCGCCTTTTTCTTTTAATTTTTCCGCTTTGGGCATAACCCAAGGATTAACTCAAACCCTAACAACCGATCAACTAGCTGTTAATTCACCTACAGTCGAGCTAATCAAAAGAGTTGCATCTCAACACAAAGCGACCTTGGTACAATACTCAATTATTGAGGAGAGTTCCTTAGATAAGGGTAAAAAAGTTAATGTATCGTCAGAACTTCTGATCTGGGTAATTAATCCCACAGGTAAAATAGCATTACGCCGTGTCGATCTAAAATCTTTATTGTCAAAAAAAAAGGTTTCTCTTGAAGAATTAATTGATAATAGCCGGAATGGAGCTACGATCAGAAATAGAAGATTAAAAGGTATTTTGACGATAGAACCCATTCAAGAAGATAGTGAAAATAAAAGCTTACAACAACTACATCAACTATTAATTGAACCGATCGTAGATCTCTTACCAACTGAGGTAGATGCTCATGTCATCTTCATTCCCCAAGGATCTCTGTTCCTGGTTCCGTTTCCAGCTTTGCAAGATCAAGGTGGTAAATACTTAATAGATCGACATACAATTTCTACGGCTCCCTCTATCCAAGTTTTAGATTTAACTTACCAACGAAAACAGCGTCGCAAACAGGAAAATTTTGATGTTTTAATAGTAGGTAATCCTACTATGCCCAGTATTGCATCTCAAATTGGTGAACCGCCTCAGCAGTTACCTTCCTTACCAGGTACTGAAGAAGAAGCTAGTGCGATCGCACGTCTTTATAATACCCAAGCTCTTACAGGTAAGGCAGCCACCAAATCTGCTGTTGTCAAACGACTATCCCAAGCTAATATTATTCATTTAGCAACCCATACATTCAATAATTTTCAAGAACAAGATGTACCTGGCGCAATTGTTTTGGCTCCTGAAAGCAATGATAATGGCTTGCTCACAGCTAGCGAAATCATGAAGATGGAACTCAGTGCTGATTTAGTTGTTTTGAGTGGTGCTGAGAGTGCAACAGGGCGAATTACAGCAGATGGTGTTATTGGATTATCTCGCGCTTTTATAGCAGCAGGAGCGACAAGTGCGATCGGTTCGTTATGGAATGTTAGCGATCGCGCGACTACTTTATTAATGGTTGAATTTTACCGCAATCTGCAACAAAATCCAGATAAAGCCAATGCTTTGAGAATGGCGATGCTAGCAACTCGTAAGCAATACCCTAATCCTAAAGACTGGGCAGCTTTTACCTTAATTGGTGAATCGTAA